From Mucilaginibacter inviolabilis, a single genomic window includes:
- a CDS encoding flavin reductase family protein has translation MLSLKVSELSILQLQSYLNHAIAPRPICFASTVDKDGKVNLSPFSFFNVFSTNPPVCVFSPSRSVRDNITKHTLQNILEVPECVINIVDYDMVQQVSLSSVMYPKGVNEFIKSGLTPVASELVKPPRVAESPVQLECVVNQVISLGDTPGAGNLILAEIKIIHIKDHVLDAEGKIDQAKMDLVARLGGDWYCRITEDNLFKVAKPNAKIGIGVDSLPYSIRNSRVLTGNNLGQLGNLEALPIDDAIELYKQDPAIKELLDATIGDSQTRELQLHLKAKRLLDEDRVEEALMVLLME, from the coding sequence ATGCTATCCCTAAAAGTAAGCGAGCTTTCCATTCTTCAATTGCAAAGCTACCTGAACCATGCCATTGCACCACGGCCTATTTGTTTTGCCAGCACAGTTGATAAAGATGGTAAGGTGAACCTGAGCCCATTCAGTTTTTTTAATGTATTCAGTACTAACCCGCCAGTTTGCGTGTTTTCGCCTTCACGGAGTGTTCGGGATAATATTACCAAGCATACGCTACAGAACATTTTAGAAGTTCCGGAATGCGTGATCAATATTGTTGATTACGATATGGTACAACAGGTTTCCCTCTCGAGTGTGATGTATCCTAAGGGGGTGAACGAATTTATAAAATCGGGTTTAACTCCTGTAGCGTCTGAACTGGTTAAACCACCCCGTGTGGCCGAGTCTCCTGTACAACTGGAATGCGTGGTGAACCAGGTGATCTCGCTTGGAGATACTCCCGGTGCCGGTAACCTGATTTTGGCTGAGATCAAGATCATCCATATCAAAGACCATGTTTTAGATGCCGAGGGTAAAATCGACCAGGCTAAAATGGACCTGGTGGCTCGTCTCGGCGGCGACTGGTATTGCCGAATCACCGAAGATAACCTGTTCAAGGTAGCCAAGCCCAATGCCAAAATAGGCATAGGCGTTGATAGTCTGCCGTATAGCATACGCAATTCCAGGGTACTTACCGGCAATAACCTGGGGCAATTGGGCAACCTGGAGGCCCTGCCTATTGATGACGCTATTGAGCTGTATAAGCAAGATCCCGCCATAAAAGAACTATTGGACGCCACCATAGGTGATAGCCAGACCCGTGAACTGCAATTACACCTGAAAGCCAAACGATTGCTGGACGAGGACAGGGTAGAAGAGGCCCTGATGGTACTGCTCATGGAGTAA
- a CDS encoding YciI family protein encodes MKKLILLIAIITCCISCFAQNTTKPIYDAALAKKLGADQYGMKKYVLAFLKEGPTQLKDSAARMQLQMAHLKNIGRLAAEGKLVMAGPFLDDQPIRGIFIFNVETLEEAKKLTETDPAIKAGTLIMELHPFYCSAALMEVVNIHSKLQSKSITD; translated from the coding sequence ATGAAAAAGCTCATCCTCCTCATCGCTATTATTACTTGTTGTATCAGCTGTTTTGCGCAAAATACTACTAAACCTATTTATGATGCCGCCCTGGCTAAAAAACTGGGTGCCGACCAATATGGCATGAAAAAATATGTGCTGGCTTTTTTAAAAGAAGGCCCAACTCAACTCAAAGATTCCGCTGCTCGGATGCAGCTGCAAATGGCTCATTTAAAAAACATTGGCCGTTTAGCTGCCGAAGGCAAACTGGTAATGGCAGGGCCTTTCTTGGATGATCAACCTATCCGTGGCATATTTATTTTTAACGTAGAAACCCTTGAAGAGGCTAAAAAGTTAACCGAGACCGATCCGGCTATAAAAGCGGGTACTTTAATTATGGAGCTACATCCCTTTTACTGTTCGGCTGCGTTGATGGAGGTTGTGAATATTCATAGCAAGCTGCAAAGCAAAAGCATAACCGATTGA
- a CDS encoding LiaF transmembrane domain-containing protein, with translation MNNNIETTITPNNSKTAAGVILLIIGGILLIREFDLFLFPDWLFSWPMWIVAWGVYMGAKYNFRKTSWILITLVGVAFLLDDNIADADRIVWPVAIMGFGAWIAFRPRKHKEEFYFEKPKDTFHFDKTTEPEV, from the coding sequence ATGAACAACAATATAGAAACTACCATTACCCCCAATAATAGCAAAACTGCTGCAGGGGTAATTTTACTGATCATTGGCGGTATACTATTGATCAGAGAATTTGATCTTTTCCTTTTCCCCGATTGGTTGTTTAGCTGGCCTATGTGGATAGTGGCCTGGGGTGTATATATGGGTGCCAAGTACAATTTCCGTAAAACATCCTGGATACTGATCACCCTGGTGGGTGTGGCCTTTCTACTCGATGACAACATAGCCGATGCCGACCGTATTGTTTGGCCGGTAGCCATTATGGGTTTTGGTGCCTGGATAGCCTTCAGACCGCGTAAACACAAAGAAGAGTTTTATTTTGAAAAGCCTAAGGATACTTTTCATTTCGATAAAACAACCGAACCTGAAGTTTAA
- a CDS encoding L,D-transpeptidase family protein — protein MPKLLQLLLLSLLTVTSPKTELPDSKRASDVRTIVWPRLQKELKNKGLKAGSAVYLRIFKYQDALEVWLKAGPKYILFKTYDICYYSGGVGTKTRSGDGKSPEGFYTIEPKQLNPVSNYHLAINIGYPNKVEQLKGYTGNAVMIHGHCASIGCYAMTDPRIEEIYTLIYKAFESGQQKINLDIYPFRMTKNYMGIFAQQPYMPFWKTLQPGYDLFEKNHIPAEYHIKGNDYAF, from the coding sequence ATGCCTAAATTATTGCAATTGCTGTTGTTGTCATTATTAACAGTAACCAGCCCCAAAACCGAATTACCCGATAGCAAACGCGCCAGCGATGTACGCACCATTGTATGGCCAAGGTTACAAAAAGAATTGAAAAATAAAGGTCTGAAAGCAGGATCAGCCGTTTACCTGCGCATATTCAAATACCAGGATGCGTTGGAAGTGTGGCTAAAAGCGGGGCCGAAATATATCCTGTTTAAAACCTATGATATTTGCTACTACTCCGGCGGTGTGGGAACCAAAACCCGTTCGGGAGATGGCAAAAGCCCCGAAGGTTTTTATACTATTGAACCTAAACAACTTAACCCGGTGAGTAACTATCACCTGGCCATCAATATAGGCTATCCCAACAAGGTAGAGCAGCTCAAAGGTTATACTGGCAATGCGGTAATGATACATGGGCACTGTGCGTCTATCGGCTGTTACGCTATGACTGACCCCAGGATAGAGGAAATTTACACATTGATTTACAAGGCTTTTGAAAGCGGCCAGCAAAAGATCAACCTGGATATATATCCCTTCCGGATGACTAAAAACTACATGGGCATTTTTGCTCAACAACCCTATATGCCGTTCTGGAAAACCCTGCAACCAGGATACGATCTCTTCGAGAAAAACCACATCCCTGCCGAGTATCACATTAAAGGTAATGATTACGCGTTTTAA
- a CDS encoding homogentisate 1,2-dioxygenase — translation MPLYHTLGAIPHKRHTQFRKPDGSLYAEELVSTEGFSSLYSLVYHAYPPTIVKTLGEPYSVEPKIAREKHLKHTSLIGFNVKPEDDYLKSRKPVLVNSDLHISLAAPRKSMTDYFYKNSQADEVVFIHEGSGTLKTGFGDIKFVYGDYLVIPRGTIYQLEFDTPDNRLFIVESFSPIRPPKRYRNQYGQLMEHSPYCERDIKRPTDLKTHDEKGDFKILIKKQGLIYPYIYGTHPFDFIGWDGFHYPWALSIHDFEPITGRLHQPPPVHQTFEGNNFVICSFVPRKFDYHPLSIPAPYNHSNVDSDEVLYYVDGDFMSRKSVVKGQITLHPGGIPHGPHPGSVEKSIGKESTDELAVMIDPFRPLMLTEDAIKIEDENYYKSWQM, via the coding sequence ATGCCTTTATATCATACATTAGGAGCTATCCCGCATAAGCGGCATACACAGTTCCGCAAACCTGATGGTTCGTTATATGCCGAAGAACTGGTATCAACCGAAGGTTTTTCGAGCCTTTACTCGCTGGTATATCATGCCTACCCACCTACCATTGTAAAAACCTTGGGTGAGCCATACAGTGTGGAGCCTAAAATAGCCCGCGAAAAACACCTGAAACATACCAGTCTGATTGGTTTTAATGTAAAACCCGAGGATGATTACCTGAAAAGCCGTAAACCGGTGCTGGTAAACAGCGATCTGCATATTTCATTGGCAGCACCGCGTAAATCTATGACGGATTATTTTTACAAAAACAGCCAGGCCGATGAAGTGGTTTTTATACACGAAGGCTCAGGAACCCTGAAAACAGGTTTCGGCGATATCAAATTTGTATACGGCGATTACCTGGTGATCCCTCGCGGCACCATTTACCAGCTGGAATTTGATACACCAGATAACCGGCTGTTTATTGTTGAAAGTTTTAGTCCGATAAGACCTCCTAAACGCTACCGGAATCAATACGGGCAACTGATGGAGCATTCGCCTTATTGCGAGCGTGATATTAAGCGCCCTACCGATCTGAAAACGCATGATGAAAAAGGCGACTTTAAAATTTTGATCAAAAAACAGGGTTTAATCTATCCATACATCTACGGCACACATCCTTTTGATTTTATTGGCTGGGATGGTTTTCATTATCCCTGGGCCCTGTCTATACATGATTTCGAGCCGATAACCGGTCGCCTGCACCAACCACCGCCGGTGCACCAAACTTTTGAGGGTAATAACTTTGTGATATGTTCCTTTGTACCCCGAAAATTTGACTATCACCCATTGTCTATCCCCGCTCCATATAACCATAGCAATGTGGATAGCGATGAGGTATTATACTATGTAGATGGCGATTTTATGAGCCGTAAAAGTGTAGTAAAAGGACAAATCACGCTACATCCGGGCGGTATTCCTCATGGGCCACACCCAGGTTCGGTAGAAAAATCAATCGGCAAAGAATCAACCGATGAACTGGCGGTAATGATAGACCCCTTCCGTCCGCTAATGCTAACGGAAGATGCTATAAAAATTGAAGACGAAAATTATTACAAAAGCTGGCAAATGTAG
- a CDS encoding P-loop ATPase, Sll1717 family: MLNNKLLEISENWKLEAKQEDNEKYFFHIDESKRVLNGERFYVIGRKGTGKSAISEYILNLKKYDIYSEKLSFKNFPFNELYNLNNSGYTPPNQYITLWKYIIYSCICRLMAKNQNIDSAARSVLNQLYPPDPIKSLSKLIDKWTTKEFGATIMGTGAHVKVDNKFSALQNIPWIEKTHILEEVIEQYIDNSKYYVVFDELDEDYRIFQDANDLSQYTYLITSLFKAVQDVKNIFKNKKQIICPAIFLRDDIYELIRDTDKNKWGDFRINLEWDEDKLKKMLAFRISKVINPNGPVLQFNEAWHSIFRKENVGMGTRSNKRVDTFGYITLSSQLRPRDYIKYIQVCAEKTYNDGQPFISAKTVKVVDKGFSNYLKDEIVDEIHAVLPEINTIFSIISQIRKWNFTIAEFKKTYNSYIQKGTIKEKNIDYVLQTLFNFSVIGNRPQNRDISFFKYINKEARFNFNENIIVHRGLFKALQIL; encoded by the coding sequence ATGTTAAATAATAAACTACTGGAAATATCAGAAAATTGGAAATTAGAAGCCAAACAAGAAGATAATGAAAAATACTTTTTTCATATAGATGAGTCTAAAAGAGTATTAAATGGTGAAAGATTCTATGTAATAGGCAGAAAAGGGACTGGAAAATCTGCTATAAGCGAATACATACTGAATCTAAAAAAATACGATATTTATTCAGAGAAACTATCTTTTAAAAACTTCCCATTTAATGAGTTATATAACTTAAACAATTCTGGATATACGCCACCAAACCAATATATAACGTTATGGAAATATATTATTTATTCATGCATATGTAGGTTGATGGCAAAAAATCAAAATATTGATTCAGCGGCAAGATCCGTATTAAACCAACTTTATCCTCCAGATCCTATAAAGTCATTATCAAAGTTAATTGACAAATGGACTACTAAAGAATTTGGAGCTACTATTATGGGTACGGGAGCTCATGTCAAAGTTGATAACAAATTTTCGGCACTACAAAATATTCCATGGATAGAGAAAACTCACATCTTAGAAGAAGTTATAGAACAATATATTGATAATTCTAAATACTATGTGGTTTTTGATGAGTTGGACGAAGATTATAGAATATTTCAAGATGCAAATGACTTGAGTCAATATACTTATTTAATAACTAGCTTATTTAAGGCAGTCCAAGACGTTAAAAATATTTTTAAAAACAAGAAGCAAATTATATGCCCTGCAATTTTTTTACGAGATGATATTTATGAATTGATAAGAGATACCGACAAAAACAAATGGGGTGATTTTAGAATAAATTTGGAATGGGATGAAGATAAGTTAAAAAAAATGTTAGCTTTTAGAATTTCCAAAGTGATCAATCCTAACGGGCCAGTTCTACAGTTTAATGAAGCTTGGCATTCAATATTTAGGAAGGAGAATGTGGGTATGGGAACAAGAAGTAATAAGCGGGTAGACACTTTTGGCTACATAACCCTAAGTTCACAATTAAGACCAAGAGACTACATAAAATACATTCAAGTCTGTGCCGAAAAAACCTATAATGATGGCCAGCCTTTCATTTCTGCTAAAACTGTAAAAGTGGTTGATAAGGGATTTTCTAATTATTTAAAAGATGAAATTGTAGACGAAATTCACGCAGTACTTCCAGAAATTAACACCATTTTTTCTATAATTTCCCAAATTAGAAAGTGGAATTTTACAATTGCTGAATTTAAAAAAACTTATAACTCTTATATTCAAAAGGGCACAATAAAGGAAAAAAATATCGATTATGTGTTACAAACACTTTTCAATTTTAGTGTGATTGGCAATAGACCTCAAAACAGGGATATCTCATTCTTTAAATACATCAACAAAGAAGCGAGATTTAATTTTAATGAAAATATAATAGTTCATAGAGGATTATTTAAAGCGTTACAAATATTATGA
- the hppD gene encoding 4-hydroxyphenylpyruvate dioxygenase: protein MQTQTLDKKPGTTDFLPLNGTDHVEFYVGNAKQAAHYYKTAFGFQNLAYSGPETGVRDRASYVLQQGKIRIVLTTPLHSNHPIAEHIKKHGDGVKVLALWVDDAYDAFEQTTKRGAVPYQQPQTLKDEHGEVRTSGIMLYGETVHMFIERKNYNGLFLPGYQKLENNYNPPAAGLLYIDHCVGNVGWHKMNDWVNFYEDVMGFKNILTFDDKMISTEYSALMSKVMSNGNGYVKFPINEPAEGKKKSQIEEYLEFYEDEGVQHLALATDNIVATVTDLQSRGVEFLTVPTTYYDELTDRVGHIDEDLEPLKKLGILVDRDDEGYLLQIFTKPIEDRPTLFFEIIQRKGAKSFGAGNFKALFEAIEREQEIRGNL, encoded by the coding sequence ATGCAAACACAAACTTTAGATAAAAAACCAGGCACCACCGATTTTTTACCGCTTAACGGTACCGATCATGTGGAGTTTTACGTGGGTAATGCCAAACAGGCCGCTCATTATTATAAAACAGCCTTCGGCTTTCAAAACCTGGCCTACTCCGGTCCCGAAACAGGGGTGCGCGACAGGGCATCATACGTATTACAACAAGGGAAGATCAGGATAGTGCTCACTACCCCACTACACTCCAATCATCCTATTGCCGAGCATATTAAAAAGCATGGCGATGGCGTAAAAGTGCTGGCCCTTTGGGTTGATGACGCATATGATGCCTTTGAACAAACCACCAAACGGGGCGCAGTGCCTTATCAGCAACCGCAAACCTTAAAAGATGAGCACGGCGAGGTACGCACCAGCGGTATCATGCTTTATGGTGAAACTGTTCATATGTTTATCGAGCGTAAAAATTATAATGGTCTGTTTTTACCAGGCTATCAAAAGTTGGAGAACAATTATAATCCACCAGCTGCTGGTCTTCTTTATATCGATCACTGCGTAGGTAACGTGGGTTGGCATAAAATGAACGATTGGGTGAATTTTTATGAAGATGTAATGGGCTTCAAAAACATCCTCACCTTTGACGATAAAATGATCAGTACTGAATACTCTGCCCTCATGAGCAAGGTAATGAGTAATGGAAACGGTTATGTAAAATTTCCGATCAACGAGCCTGCCGAGGGCAAAAAGAAATCGCAGATTGAAGAATATCTTGAATTTTATGAAGATGAAGGCGTGCAACACCTTGCCTTAGCTACCGACAATATTGTGGCGACCGTAACCGATTTGCAGAGTCGTGGCGTAGAGTTCCTTACCGTACCTACTACTTATTATGATGAACTAACCGATCGTGTAGGTCATATCGACGAAGACCTGGAACCCTTGAAGAAACTAGGCATCCTGGTTGATCGTGATGATGAAGGCTACCTGCTGCAAATTTTCACTAAACCTATTGAAGACAGACCTACCCTGTTCTTTGAGATCATTCAGCGCAAAGGGGCAAAATCATTCGGTGCGGGTAATTTCAAAGCCCTGTTTGAGGCCATTGAACGCGAGCAGGAAATAAGGGGCAATCTTTAA
- a CDS encoding sensor histidine kinase, translating into MSFSEDKFSDDSRLHLAQIIDNINAGIWEYNINTRAIKWSAGFYSILGYETNEIECSNHIFFDHLLYHQDKSVFLNALSDQSSNPAKPIHIRLLTKSSGYHWFESTIRRQHDKSGQIIYGSIININQYKQAELKAARNDQHYGDTIRIAKLGSWEIDAASLNLTLSKQIYDIFELQTEIKLSIEETVSFFEPPYRPVIQNAINNALEFCQPYDLELLFRTAKNHVIWVRAKGVPIINEYGRCITIRGILQDIDSNKRKGLSLESSLNLLTDQNRRLQNFAYIVSHNLRSHTGNLQFMVNLYEETELAEDRTEIFAHIKSISGSLNATIEHLNEIVKIQTEITNERSIINFEAIFNNIQSAIKSNIEAVNARIEYDFSQSPQISYIPAYMESILQNLLTNALKYSHPERQPLIKCYTLKERNHIYLIFEDNGIGIDLDRYGDKVFGMYKTFHQNPDAKGIGLFITRNQIEALGGTIKVESTVNIGTKFTIKLV; encoded by the coding sequence ATGAGTTTTTCTGAGGATAAGTTTTCTGATGACAGCAGGCTGCATCTTGCTCAAATAATTGATAACATTAATGCAGGCATTTGGGAATATAATATTAATACCAGGGCTATTAAATGGTCGGCAGGTTTTTATAGTATTTTGGGATACGAAACCAACGAAATTGAATGTTCCAATCATATATTTTTTGACCATCTTTTATACCATCAGGACAAAAGCGTTTTTCTGAACGCCTTAAGTGATCAAAGCTCAAATCCTGCTAAACCGATTCATATAAGATTACTCACCAAATCATCCGGATACCATTGGTTTGAAAGTACCATTAGAAGGCAACATGATAAAAGCGGGCAAATCATCTATGGTTCTATTATTAATATAAACCAGTATAAACAAGCAGAACTAAAAGCCGCACGCAACGATCAGCATTATGGCGATACTATCAGGATTGCTAAATTGGGCAGCTGGGAAATTGATGCCGCTTCTCTTAATTTAACGTTATCCAAACAGATATACGATATTTTTGAATTACAAACCGAAATAAAGCTCAGCATTGAAGAAACAGTAAGTTTTTTTGAACCGCCCTATCGGCCTGTTATACAAAACGCCATTAATAACGCATTAGAATTTTGCCAGCCTTATGACCTCGAATTATTATTCAGAACAGCCAAAAACCATGTAATCTGGGTAAGGGCTAAAGGAGTACCTATCATTAACGAATATGGCCGTTGTATTACGATAAGGGGCATTTTACAAGATATTGACAGCAATAAACGTAAGGGGCTTAGCCTGGAATCATCACTCAATTTACTGACCGATCAAAACAGGCGTCTGCAAAATTTCGCTTACATTGTATCACATAACCTGCGATCACATACCGGTAATTTACAGTTCATGGTGAACCTGTACGAAGAAACAGAACTGGCAGAAGACCGTACCGAAATCTTCGCGCACATCAAATCGATCAGCGGCAGCTTAAACGCTACAATCGAGCATTTGAATGAGATTGTTAAGATACAGACCGAAATTACCAACGAACGGAGCATCATTAACTTTGAGGCCATTTTCAACAACATCCAGTCTGCTATAAAAAGTAATATAGAAGCAGTTAACGCCCGTATAGAATATGATTTTAGCCAATCTCCGCAAATAAGCTATATACCGGCTTATATGGAAAGTATTTTGCAAAATTTGCTTACTAATGCTTTAAAATACAGCCATCCGGAAAGGCAACCTCTTATCAAATGTTATACTTTAAAAGAACGGAATCATATTTACCTCATATTTGAAGATAATGGAATAGGGATAGATCTTGACCGCTATGGCGATAAGGTATTTGGCATGTACAAAACATTTCATCAAAACCCCGACGCCAAAGGTATAGGCCTATTTATTACCCGTAACCAGATAGAAGCACTTGGCGGTACCATTAAAGTTGAAAGCACCGTAAATATTGGCACTAAATTTACCATTAAGCTGGTATAA
- a CDS encoding DNA alkylation repair protein, translating to MAVTEIIDFLKDKADAGYLTGMKRYGIDNTNAIGVRLPELRKLAKIIKKDHQLALALWDTGLHEARLLASLIDNPAQVTEEQIDNWTKDFYSWDLCDQVCGNLFDRTPFAMSKALEFSAHEAEFIKRAGFVLMSEYAVHNKKATNELFIALMPIIEREAWDNRNFVKKAVNWALRQIGKRNEILKAVAIQTAQNISKQDHKAAKWIASNALAELIVTRS from the coding sequence ATGGCTGTTACTGAGATTATTGATTTTTTAAAAGATAAAGCTGATGCAGGTTACCTGACAGGTATGAAACGTTATGGTATCGACAATACAAATGCAATCGGCGTTCGCCTGCCAGAATTGCGAAAGCTGGCCAAAATCATTAAAAAAGATCATCAACTGGCACTTGCTCTTTGGGATACAGGCTTGCATGAAGCCCGTCTGCTGGCATCGCTAATTGACAACCCAGCCCAGGTTACCGAAGAACAAATTGATAACTGGACAAAAGATTTTTATTCCTGGGACTTGTGCGACCAGGTATGTGGTAATTTATTTGATCGAACTCCCTTTGCCATGAGTAAAGCGCTTGAATTTAGCGCTCATGAAGCAGAATTTATTAAAAGAGCAGGCTTTGTACTCATGTCCGAATATGCCGTACATAATAAAAAAGCTACTAATGAATTGTTTATAGCGCTAATGCCCATAATTGAACGAGAGGCCTGGGATAACCGGAACTTTGTAAAAAAAGCGGTAAACTGGGCCCTCAGACAGATCGGAAAAAGAAACGAAATTTTAAAAGCAGTAGCCATACAAACAGCCCAAAATATTTCTAAACAAGATCACAAAGCTGCCAAATGGATAGCTTCCAATGCCCTTGCCGAATTAATAGTTACACGCTCATAA
- a CDS encoding fumarylacetoacetate hydrolase family protein: MKLVSYKTEDREHLGIFINKHIYNLNSCDKLIPDNMNEFLWGGDELMDHARRVHEAISLGKMEAKEELFFELIAPVPHPTSCRDGYAFRQHVAAARRNRKVDMIPEFDQYPIFYFTNHNAIQGPGEIECMPDHFNKLDFELEVAVVLNKKGRNIKAADADSFIAGYMIMNDMSARTLQMEEMLLNLGPAKGKDFSTVIGPWLVTPDELEQYKTAPKPGHTGNNYNLQMTCAVNGRQVSAGNMADMDWTFAEIIERCAYGCDVLPGDVIGSGTVGTGCLLELNGTGLLNDANYQPQWLQDGDLVEMEITGLGMLGNIIKKADSDFSILGLKK; encoded by the coding sequence ATGAAATTAGTATCCTATAAAACCGAAGACCGCGAGCATTTAGGTATTTTTATAAACAAGCACATTTATAACCTGAACTCCTGCGATAAACTGATCCCCGACAATATGAATGAGTTTTTGTGGGGCGGCGATGAGCTGATGGATCATGCCCGCCGTGTTCATGAGGCCATTAGTTTGGGGAAAATGGAGGCTAAGGAGGAATTGTTTTTTGAGCTGATAGCTCCCGTGCCTCATCCAACCTCGTGCCGTGACGGTTATGCCTTCAGGCAGCATGTGGCAGCCGCGCGCCGCAACCGCAAGGTAGATATGATACCCGAATTTGATCAATACCCTATATTTTATTTCACCAACCACAATGCCATACAGGGGCCCGGTGAAATTGAATGCATGCCCGATCATTTCAATAAGCTCGATTTTGAGCTGGAAGTAGCTGTAGTGCTCAACAAAAAAGGCCGAAATATTAAAGCTGCTGATGCGGATAGCTTTATTGCCGGCTATATGATCATGAACGATATGAGCGCCCGCACCCTGCAAATGGAAGAAATGTTGCTGAACCTTGGTCCGGCAAAAGGCAAGGATTTTTCGACAGTTATCGGTCCCTGGTTGGTAACACCCGATGAGTTGGAGCAATATAAAACAGCACCAAAACCCGGGCATACTGGTAATAATTATAATCTGCAGATGACTTGTGCCGTGAACGGTAGACAAGTGTCGGCAGGTAATATGGCCGATATGGATTGGACCTTTGCCGAGATCATTGAACGCTGTGCCTACGGTTGCGATGTGCTCCCTGGCGATGTAATAGGATCAGGTACGGTTGGTACTGGCTGTTTGCTGGAGCTAAACGGAACCGGCTTGCTCAATGATGCCAACTATCAGCCACAATGGCTGCAAGACGGCGACCTGGTTGAAATGGAGATCACCGGCTTGGGTATGCTGGGCAATATCATCAAAAAAGCCGACAGTGATTTTTCGATATTGGGATTGAAAAAATAA